Proteins from a genomic interval of Halorussus rarus:
- a CDS encoding GNAT family N-acetyltransferase, translating to MSEKTVQIYRSIDDVNENQWNTLVDQSERGSVFHRTGWLRAVERGLGRPARHLVVKKGGNPISVFPNFLVDVGVSDVVPMSPDGLGLQRLASSDPGFGGPLFVGDEAANFEVAFDSAEKLLAATDAVHHLLKPSDADFARYTTHLADRGYRPTVRSCRFVIDLRQGWDAVEAGMDRSKRSNLDSARENAMTVENAPLDGSVLSSFYDTYRAAMERIDGTTYPFEFFESLADGFADRVELFAARIDGEFAGGQLYLVDDDRSTVHEFFRGIDADYFEYNPTELLGERAMKWAIERGYDEYDLGSTTPDFTDGSFTYKDELGAEIRPILLWERGGSAVRWHAYRAGRWLLRNRDGKKK from the coding sequence ATGAGTGAGAAAACCGTCCAGATTTACCGAAGCATCGACGACGTCAACGAGAATCAGTGGAACACCCTGGTCGACCAGTCCGAGCGGGGGAGCGTCTTCCACAGGACCGGGTGGCTCCGGGCCGTCGAGCGGGGACTCGGCCGGCCTGCGCGCCACCTCGTGGTGAAGAAGGGCGGCAACCCGATAAGCGTCTTCCCGAACTTCCTCGTGGACGTCGGCGTCTCGGACGTCGTGCCGATGTCGCCCGACGGCCTCGGGCTGCAGCGGCTCGCCTCCAGCGACCCGGGGTTCGGCGGTCCGCTGTTCGTCGGCGACGAGGCGGCGAACTTCGAGGTGGCCTTCGACTCCGCCGAGAAGCTGCTGGCCGCGACCGACGCCGTCCACCACCTGCTGAAGCCCTCCGACGCGGACTTCGCGCGCTACACCACGCACCTCGCCGATCGGGGGTACCGGCCGACCGTCCGGAGCTGTCGGTTCGTCATCGACCTCCGGCAGGGGTGGGACGCGGTCGAGGCCGGGATGGACCGGTCGAAGCGGTCGAACCTCGACAGCGCCCGCGAGAACGCGATGACCGTCGAGAACGCGCCGCTCGACGGGTCGGTACTGTCGTCGTTCTACGACACCTACCGAGCGGCGATGGAGCGGATCGACGGGACGACCTACCCCTTCGAGTTCTTCGAGTCGCTGGCCGACGGCTTCGCCGACCGCGTGGAGCTGTTCGCGGCGCGGATCGACGGCGAGTTCGCGGGCGGCCAGCTCTACCTGGTCGACGACGACCGATCGACCGTCCACGAGTTCTTCCGGGGCATCGACGCCGACTACTTCGAGTACAACCCGACCGAACTGCTCGGCGAACGCGCCATGAAGTGGGCCATCGAGCGGGGGTACGACGAGTACGACCTCGGCAGCACGACCCCGGACTTCACCGACGGCTCGTTCACCTACAAGGACGAGCTCGGCGCCGAGATACGACCCATCCTCCTCTGGGAGCGCGGCGGCTCGGCGGTCAGGTGGCACGCCTACCGGGCCGGTCGGTGGCTGCTCCGGAACCGCGACGGAAAGAAGAAGTAG
- a CDS encoding DUF4112 domain-containing protein produces the protein MDSGSDERGQPIEVSVEDEPPAMERVRTVARLLDEAIELPVINYKIGLDPILGILPVGGDAVSAAISLYIVAEGAQMGASRDTLLKMLFNVGVDAVVGSVPVLGTVIDAVWKANERNVALLEEELGIDE, from the coding sequence ATGGACTCCGGATCCGACGAACGCGGCCAGCCGATCGAGGTCTCGGTCGAGGACGAACCGCCCGCGATGGAGCGCGTCCGCACGGTCGCGCGACTGCTCGACGAGGCCATCGAGCTCCCGGTGATCAACTACAAGATCGGGCTCGACCCCATCCTCGGCATCCTGCCGGTGGGCGGCGACGCGGTGTCGGCGGCCATCTCGCTGTACATCGTGGCCGAGGGCGCCCAGATGGGGGCCTCGCGGGACACCCTGCTCAAGATGCTGTTCAACGTCGGTGTCGACGCGGTCGTCGGCTCGGTGCCGGTGCTCGGGACCGTCATCGACGCGGTGTGGAAGGCCAACGAGCGCAACGTCGCGCTGCTCGAAGAGGAGTTAGGTATCGACGAGTAA
- a CDS encoding lipid II:glycine glycyltransferase FemX: MSLDVRGVDTIESVNRNQWNQVVENAAVGRVYHRYGWQRAIERGTRYEPRHLVVEKKGNPVGLFPNFVTESDGLPVKHLSSPKPGPAGPIAMTDEEAVIDALLDAVPAVCDDDVISNQVQTSGPEFSRYHELFREHGYRQRLIYGDFTLDIGRDWEEILAGMDKSRRQAIRRANDREYEIVDREVTEETMAEFYEGFSSVMDRVGGRKTPRRFWLELADFDDRLKLLTLRADGGDRGTILLTLDDERSTLHYESSAITEEHFEYNPSELLHEHAIKWGQEHGYDTYNFGGTDLDFRDGVFRFKEQFGARPMPALAWERGVSPLKWPAYRLGRRLSGPVSSLKSELAAALSL, from the coding sequence ATGTCTCTAGACGTTCGCGGAGTCGACACCATCGAGTCCGTGAACCGGAACCAGTGGAACCAGGTCGTCGAGAACGCGGCGGTGGGAAGAGTGTACCACCGGTACGGCTGGCAGCGCGCGATCGAACGGGGGACCAGGTACGAGCCGCGCCACCTGGTCGTCGAGAAGAAGGGCAACCCGGTCGGCCTCTTCCCGAACTTCGTGACGGAGAGCGACGGGCTGCCGGTCAAGCACCTCTCGTCGCCCAAGCCCGGCCCCGCGGGCCCGATCGCGATGACCGACGAGGAGGCGGTGATCGACGCGCTGCTCGACGCGGTGCCCGCGGTCTGCGACGACGACGTCATCTCGAACCAGGTCCAGACCTCCGGACCGGAGTTCAGCCGCTACCACGAGCTGTTCCGCGAGCACGGCTACCGCCAGCGGCTGATCTACGGCGACTTCACGCTCGACATCGGCCGGGACTGGGAGGAGATCCTCGCCGGGATGGACAAGTCGCGCCGGCAGGCCATCAGGCGGGCCAACGACCGGGAGTACGAGATCGTCGACCGGGAGGTGACCGAGGAGACGATGGCCGAGTTCTACGAGGGGTTCTCGTCGGTGATGGACCGGGTCGGCGGCAGGAAGACGCCCCGCCGGTTCTGGCTCGAACTCGCCGATTTCGACGACCGGCTGAAGCTGCTGACGCTCCGGGCCGACGGCGGCGACCGCGGCACGATACTGCTCACGCTCGACGACGAGCGCTCGACCCTCCACTACGAGTCGTCGGCCATCACCGAGGAGCACTTCGAGTACAACCCCTCGGAACTGCTCCACGAGCACGCCATCAAGTGGGGTCAGGAGCACGGCTACGACACGTACAACTTCGGCGGGACCGACCTGGACTTCCGGGACGGCGTGTTCCGGTTCAAGGAGCAGTTCGGCGCGCGCCCGATGCCGGCGCTGGCGTGGGAGCGCGGCGTCTCGCCGCTGAAGTGGCCCGCCTACAGGCTCGGCCGGCGGCTCTCGGGGCCGGTCAGCTCGCTCAAGTCGGAGCTGGCGGCCGCGCTGAGCCTCTGA
- a CDS encoding carboxylate--amine ligase: MGETRNGRGAALVPSGAREPPGYQCLRSLGRAGVHTIYGKKYDSDTIPASRYCDEAVSLPDPDEDILAYRDRLVEIARRPDVRTIVPTNEYDAYVLSKFDDAFAGEVSLPVPPFESLRTVHDRIQLAAAAEAAGVPVPETRTFDQVDDWDRELIIKSRYNLLAHDYDESCPRDEVEIVKDVTYLEPGEVPDREAVVDRMCHVPIVQECVQRAGEYMVGALYDHGEPVATLQIRQIREDSYMGGGGVYRKSMYDPELERVARDLLDELDWHGLACIEYMEDEETGEYKLAEINPRMWQSLVPAVRAGVDFPYYYWLLATGRRDRIEPEPRAGVGSHLIRGEVNHLQSIVEAESDRVERPNLYATVGEMVVSTVLDPRFDTLRFDDPRPFAEGVLSGLRHRMKS; encoded by the coding sequence ATGGGGGAGACGCGGAACGGTCGCGGAGCGGCGTTGGTACCGAGCGGCGCGCGCGAACCGCCGGGGTACCAGTGCCTGCGGTCGCTGGGCCGGGCGGGCGTCCACACGATCTACGGGAAGAAGTACGACAGCGACACGATACCGGCGTCGCGCTACTGCGACGAGGCCGTCTCGCTCCCGGATCCCGACGAGGACATCCTCGCCTACCGCGACCGACTGGTCGAGATCGCGCGCCGGCCGGACGTGCGGACCATCGTTCCGACGAACGAGTACGACGCCTACGTCCTCTCGAAGTTCGACGACGCGTTCGCGGGCGAGGTGTCGCTGCCGGTGCCGCCGTTCGAGTCGCTGCGCACCGTCCACGACCGGATCCAGCTCGCGGCGGCGGCCGAGGCGGCGGGCGTGCCGGTGCCCGAGACCCGGACGTTCGACCAGGTCGACGACTGGGACCGGGAGCTGATAATCAAGTCGCGGTACAACCTGCTCGCGCACGACTACGACGAGTCGTGTCCGCGAGACGAGGTCGAGATCGTCAAGGACGTGACTTACCTCGAACCCGGCGAGGTTCCCGACCGCGAGGCGGTCGTCGACCGGATGTGCCACGTCCCCATCGTCCAGGAGTGCGTGCAACGGGCGGGCGAGTACATGGTGGGCGCGCTCTACGACCACGGCGAACCGGTCGCCACGCTCCAGATACGCCAGATCCGCGAGGACTCGTACATGGGCGGCGGCGGGGTCTACCGCAAGTCGATGTACGACCCGGAGCTCGAACGGGTGGCCCGCGACCTGCTCGACGAACTCGACTGGCACGGGCTGGCCTGTATCGAGTACATGGAGGACGAGGAGACCGGCGAGTACAAGCTCGCCGAGATCAACCCCCGGATGTGGCAGTCGCTCGTGCCGGCGGTCCGGGCGGGCGTGGACTTCCCGTACTACTACTGGCTGCTGGCGACGGGCCGGCGCGACCGCATCGAGCCCGAGCCCCGGGCCGGGGTCGGCAGCCACCTGATACGCGGCGAGGTCAACCACCTCCAGAGCATCGTCGAGGCCGAGTCCGACAGGGTCGAGCGGCCGAACCTCTACGCGACGGTCGGCGAGATGGTCGTCTCGACCGTGCTCGACCCGCGGTTCGACACGCTCCGGTTCGACGATCCGCGGCCGTTCGCCGAGGGGGTCCTGTCGGGGCTCCGCCACCGGATGAAGTCGTAG
- a CDS encoding glycosyltransferase family 2 protein: MMGASQSPVVSVVIPTYNRAHRLADAIETVADQTYDPIELVVVDDCSEVPVADQLDDDYARHFDKFEVLRHDENRGGAAARNTGMREATGDYIALLDDDDRWEPEKVARHVERFREDDVGLVTSGSKVVDDEGNKIQQKTRFDMPRKRSALTKTLLCRNVVGSCSAVMVDADVVEATGGFDERFPSWQDLEWYVRLSRHCRFGAVPEPLLRYTRHSGDRLTDDLDAVKDESYPLFVEKYGSLAAEFGPVFERKMRAWTAYRVGKELVMADRVWEGRPFLKRAVRLYPVEPKFFKHFLPSVGGPPTYQAARWTKRTLNRLQ, encoded by the coding sequence ATGATGGGGGCGTCTCAGAGTCCGGTAGTCAGCGTTGTCATACCCACATATAACCGAGCTCACCGTCTGGCCGACGCGATCGAAACCGTCGCCGACCAGACCTATGACCCGATCGAACTCGTCGTCGTCGACGACTGCTCCGAGGTACCCGTCGCGGACCAACTGGACGACGACTACGCCCGACACTTCGATAAGTTCGAGGTCCTCCGCCACGACGAGAACAGGGGCGGCGCCGCCGCCAGGAACACGGGGATGCGGGAGGCGACCGGCGACTACATCGCGCTGCTGGATGACGACGACCGGTGGGAACCCGAGAAGGTGGCCCGCCACGTCGAACGGTTCCGTGAGGACGACGTCGGACTGGTGACCTCCGGGTCCAAAGTCGTCGACGACGAGGGGAACAAGATACAGCAGAAGACCAGGTTCGACATGCCCCGGAAGCGGTCCGCGCTGACCAAGACGCTGCTCTGCCGGAACGTCGTCGGTTCCTGTTCAGCCGTGATGGTCGACGCGGACGTGGTCGAAGCGACCGGCGGATTCGACGAGCGATTTCCGAGTTGGCAGGACCTGGAGTGGTACGTCCGCCTGTCGCGCCACTGCCGGTTCGGTGCCGTGCCCGAACCGCTACTCCGGTACACGAGACACTCCGGCGACAGGCTCACCGACGACCTGGACGCAGTGAAGGACGAGTCGTACCCTCTCTTCGTCGAGAAGTACGGGTCGCTCGCCGCCGAGTTCGGCCCGGTGTTCGAGCGGAAGATGCGCGCGTGGACCGCCTACCGGGTCGGGAAGGAACTGGTCATGGCCGATCGGGTGTGGGAGGGCCGACCGTTCCTGAAGCGTGCGGTGAGACTGTATCCGGTCGAACCCAAGTTCTTCAAGCACTTCCTGCCGTCGGTCGGCGGACCGCCGACGTACCAGGCCGCGCGGTGGACGAAGCGGACGCTCAACCGACTCCAGTAA
- a CDS encoding oligosaccharide flippase family protein, translating to MGRSILSGFLSIFGGRVGWLVVGMVSTPIVVRVLGTSDYGDYAVMLSTLSVIWILVNAGIFDGIRKYIAEDRDVPGWRSDVFVFYLRVGMATAVAAALLLAALAYFGIVQMVFGPVFESYFYIAAGIIVAKQVWAVSRGALMGFRYEEFSESIRLFRLVLLLSIGLSLAAAGYAVDGMLLGRFVATVVVAAGGFMLVHRKISLGSVMSPIQEEFPRRELLSFNSLSIVLTFLMASLYHTDVLLLKTFVGSTRTGYYKAALVMAEFMWFAPRSLQMVLLHSTSQLWSNDRHERITELASRTTRYCLLFALLLATGLASLADVVVPLYFGDEFAPAVGPLLVLLPGAIGFAVSRPIFAIGQGEGSLRVLIYATGVAATLNVVLNLVLIPQYGMIGAAVATSVGYGSMVLLHIWSARQIGFDPAGDLRLGRVALTAVPSAAVIFLLADAIRSDLLSLVVVPPAGFLAFAAVTYATGAVDRSEVDELMEQLPLARFPFVSAE from the coding sequence CCTCGGACTACGGCGACTATGCGGTCATGCTCTCGACACTCAGCGTCATCTGGATCCTCGTCAACGCCGGCATCTTCGACGGCATCCGGAAGTACATCGCCGAGGACCGAGACGTTCCCGGCTGGCGGAGCGACGTGTTCGTCTTCTACCTGCGGGTCGGAATGGCCACGGCCGTCGCCGCCGCGTTGCTGCTCGCCGCCCTCGCGTACTTCGGAATCGTCCAGATGGTGTTCGGCCCGGTGTTCGAGTCGTACTTCTACATCGCGGCCGGCATCATCGTCGCGAAGCAGGTGTGGGCGGTCAGCCGCGGGGCGCTAATGGGGTTCCGGTACGAGGAGTTCTCCGAGTCCATCCGACTGTTCCGGCTCGTCCTCCTGCTGAGCATCGGGCTCTCGCTCGCTGCCGCCGGGTACGCCGTCGACGGGATGTTGCTGGGTCGGTTCGTGGCGACGGTGGTGGTCGCCGCCGGGGGCTTCATGCTCGTCCACCGGAAGATTTCGCTGGGCTCGGTGATGTCGCCCATCCAGGAGGAGTTCCCGCGGCGCGAGCTCCTCTCGTTCAACTCGCTGAGCATCGTCCTGACCTTCCTGATGGCGTCGCTGTACCATACCGACGTGCTGTTGCTCAAGACGTTCGTCGGCAGCACCAGGACGGGCTACTACAAGGCCGCGCTCGTCATGGCGGAGTTCATGTGGTTCGCTCCCCGGTCGCTCCAGATGGTGCTGCTGCACTCGACCTCCCAACTCTGGTCGAACGACCGGCACGAGCGCATTACGGAACTCGCCTCGCGGACGACGCGGTACTGCCTGCTGTTCGCGCTCCTGCTCGCCACCGGGCTGGCGTCGCTCGCGGACGTCGTCGTCCCGCTGTACTTCGGCGACGAGTTCGCGCCCGCGGTCGGACCGCTGCTGGTGCTGCTGCCCGGCGCGATCGGTTTCGCGGTCTCGCGGCCCATCTTCGCAATCGGCCAGGGCGAGGGGTCACTTCGCGTCCTCATCTACGCGACGGGGGTCGCAGCGACGCTGAACGTCGTGCTGAACCTCGTGCTGATACCCCAGTACGGCATGATCGGGGCGGCCGTCGCGACCAGCGTCGGGTACGGGTCGATGGTGTTGCTGCACATCTGGAGCGCCCGACAGATCGGGTTCGACCCGGCGGGCGATCTCCGACTCGGTCGCGTAGCGCTGACTGCGGTCCCGTCGGCGGCGGTGATATTCCTCCTCGCCGACGCCATCCGGTCGGACCTCCTCTCGCTGGTGGTTGTCCCGCCAGCGGGCTTTCTTGCGTTCGCGGCGGTCACTTACGCGACCGGCGCCGTCGACCGGAGCGAAGTGGACGAACTGATGGAACAGCTTCCACTCGCCCGGTTTCCCTTCGTATCCGCCGAGTGA